The Niallia alba genome includes a window with the following:
- the rimP gene encoding ribosome maturation factor RimP, with translation MLSKVTEIVEEMVHPILDELHLELVDVEYVKEGPNWFLRVYIDKETGVDIDECAVVSEKLSEKLDEVDPISENYFLEVSSPGAERPLKKDKDFEKAIGKNVYIKTYEPIEKEKTFEGILTAFDGKSVTVEVKIKTRKKTIEIPYEKVAKARLAVSFS, from the coding sequence ATTTTGAGCAAAGTAACAGAAATAGTCGAAGAAATGGTACATCCCATTTTAGATGAACTACACTTAGAATTAGTAGATGTCGAATATGTAAAAGAGGGACCAAACTGGTTTTTACGTGTATATATTGACAAAGAAACTGGTGTAGATATTGATGAATGTGCAGTCGTTAGTGAAAAACTAAGTGAGAAGTTAGATGAAGTCGATCCGATTTCAGAGAACTATTTTCTTGAGGTTTCTTCACCTGGAGCAGAACGACCATTGAAAAAAGACAAAGACTTCGAAAAAGCGATTGGGAAAAATGTTTATATTAAAACATATGAACCAATTGAAAAGGAAAAAACATTTGAAGGAATCTTAACAGCTTTTGATGGGAAATCAGTGACAGTCGAAGTCAAAATTAAGACTAGAAAGAAAACGATTGAAATTCCATATGAAAAAGTGGCAAAAGCAAGACTTGCTGTTAGTTTTTCCTAA
- the nusA gene encoding transcription termination factor NusA: MSSELVDALVLLEKEKGISREVIMDAIEAALISAYRRNFNQAQNVRIDLNLGAGSMRVFARKEVVDEVFDPRLEISLEDAQKINPNYEVEDVVELEVTPKDFGRIAAQTAKQVVTQRVREAERGIIYSEFIDREEDIMTGIVQRQDSKFIYVSLGKIEAILPTNEQMPNEHYKPHDRIKVFLTKVEKTTKGPQIFVSRTHPGLLKRLFEMEVPEIYDGTVEIKSVAREAGDRSKISVHSDNEEVDPVGSCVGPKGTRVQTIVNELKGEKIDIVKWSSDPTVFVANALSPSKVLEVIVNEEEKATTVIVPDYQLSLAIGKRGQNARLAAKLTGWKIDIKSESEAREAGIYPTENSLIKFDDEADEEDDFRLSTEDFEI; the protein is encoded by the coding sequence ATGAGCAGTGAATTAGTTGATGCTCTAGTGTTACTTGAAAAAGAAAAAGGAATATCGCGAGAAGTGATCATGGATGCAATTGAAGCAGCATTGATCTCCGCTTATCGCCGTAATTTTAACCAGGCACAAAACGTACGAATTGATTTGAATTTAGGTGCAGGGTCCATGCGTGTATTTGCGAGAAAAGAAGTAGTTGATGAGGTATTTGATCCACGTCTTGAAATTTCTTTGGAAGATGCACAAAAAATTAATCCGAACTATGAAGTAGAAGATGTTGTTGAACTAGAAGTTACACCAAAAGATTTTGGACGTATTGCAGCACAAACTGCGAAACAAGTAGTTACACAACGAGTTCGCGAAGCTGAAAGAGGAATTATTTATTCTGAATTTATCGATCGCGAAGAAGATATTATGACAGGGATTGTTCAACGTCAAGACAGTAAATTCATTTATGTCAGCTTAGGTAAAATTGAAGCAATTTTACCTACAAATGAACAAATGCCAAATGAGCATTATAAACCACATGATCGCATTAAGGTTTTCTTAACAAAAGTGGAAAAGACAACAAAAGGTCCACAAATCTTTGTATCTAGAACACATCCTGGTCTACTGAAAAGATTGTTTGAGATGGAAGTTCCTGAAATCTATGATGGAACAGTAGAAATAAAATCAGTTGCGCGTGAAGCTGGAGATCGTTCAAAGATTTCCGTTCATTCTGATAATGAAGAAGTAGATCCAGTAGGTTCTTGCGTAGGTCCTAAAGGAACTCGTGTGCAGACGATTGTGAATGAGTTAAAAGGGGAAAAGATTGATATTGTTAAGTGGTCAAGTGATCCAACAGTATTTGTTGCGAATGCCTTAAGTCCTTCGAAAGTACTAGAAGTTATTGTAAACGAAGAAGAAAAAGCAACAACTGTTATTGTTCCCGATTATCAATTATCATTGGCAATCGGTAAAAGAGGCCAAAATGCACGCTTAGCAGCGAAGCTTACTGGCTGGAAAATTGATATCAAATCTGAATCAGAAGCAAGAGAGGCTGGAATATATCCAACTGAAAATTCATTGATTAAATTTGATGATGAGGCAGACGAAGAGGATGATTTCCGTTTGAGCACGGAAGATTTCGAGATTTGA
- the rnpM gene encoding RNase P modulator RnpM, whose product MNKPRKVPMRKCVATGEMKPKKELVRIVRSKEGVVSVDLTGKKSGRGAYLSLDKEAVLLAKKKNILSNQLEVTVDDTVYDELLELIDKEQRQSK is encoded by the coding sequence GTGAACAAACCAAGAAAAGTACCAATGCGTAAATGTGTTGCTACCGGTGAAATGAAGCCGAAAAAAGAACTAGTTCGCATCGTTCGTTCCAAAGAAGGGGTTGTATCCGTCGATTTAACGGGAAAAAAATCCGGTCGAGGAGCATATCTTTCATTGGACAAAGAAGCAGTACTATTAGCCAAGAAGAAGAATATTCTTTCTAACCAGCTTGAAGTGACAGTAGATGATACTGTTTACGATGAGCTGTTAGAACTAATAGATAAGGAGCAAAGACAATCCAAATGA
- a CDS encoding YlxQ family RNA-binding protein, translated as MNDNKWMSLLGLANRARKITSGEELTVKEIRSGNAKLILLSEDASQNTTKKITDKCRSYKVPVKLVSNREILGKAIGKEQRVVVAVLDNGFAKKLLTLLD; from the coding sequence ATGAACGATAACAAGTGGATGTCATTACTTGGCTTAGCAAATCGAGCACGGAAAATAACCTCAGGTGAGGAATTGACCGTAAAAGAAATTAGAAGCGGTAATGCAAAACTAATATTATTATCGGAAGATGCATCACAAAACACGACAAAAAAAATCACCGATAAATGTCGTTCCTATAAAGTACCAGTGAAGCTTGTTTCAAATAGGGAAATCCTAGGGAAAGCAATAGGGAAAGAGCAAAGAGTGGTTGTCGCTGTTTTGGATAATGGATTTGCAAAAAAACTTTTAACGCTGCTCGATTAA
- the infB gene encoding translation initiation factor IF-2, whose protein sequence is MSKVRVYEYAKQYNISSKDVIAKLKEMNVEVSNHMTTLEEDAIKKLDSVYNKKSEENKPKAPAQKAAAKNIADEYEKESDEMAEKGKVNQSVKNTKDNKPGFNKPKTNNNNNKNRNNNNRKGKQNAAPVAPPAPKKEKELPEKITFSESLTVAELAKKLHREPSEIIKKLFLLGVMATINQELDKDAIELICTDYGVEVEEEVKIDTTDLEVYFTDDENAELVERPSVVTIMGHVDHGKTTLLDSIRNTKVTAGEAGGITQHIGAYQIEENGKKITFLDTPGHAAFTTMRARGAKITDITILVVAADDGVMPQTIEAINHAKAAEVPIIVAVNKMDKPTANPDRVMQELTEHGLVPEAWGGETIFVPLSALTGEGIDSLLEMILLVSEVEEYKANPKRNAVGTVIEAQLDKGKGSVATLLVQNGTLNIGDPIVVGNTFGRVRAMVNDLGRRVKTAGPSTPVEITGLNEVPQAGDRFVVFNDEKTARQIGEARSTQAIQAQRSEKTRISLDNLFEHMKQGEMKDINIVLKADVQGSAEALAAALYKIEVEGVNVKIIHTGVGAINESDITLAAASNAIVIGFNVRPDVNAKRAADAEEVDVRLHRIIYKVIEEIEAAMKGMLDPEFQEKIIGQAEIRQTFKVSKIGTIAGSYVTDGKITRDSGIRLIRDGVVIFEGEIDALKRFKDDAKEVAQGYECGITIKNFNDVKEGDVIEAYVMEEIERK, encoded by the coding sequence ATGAGTAAAGTGCGAGTATACGAATACGCAAAACAATATAACATTTCAAGCAAGGATGTTATTGCTAAATTAAAAGAGATGAATGTAGAAGTCTCAAACCATATGACAACATTGGAAGAGGACGCAATTAAAAAATTGGATAGTGTATATAATAAAAAGAGTGAAGAAAATAAGCCAAAAGCACCGGCTCAAAAAGCGGCTGCTAAAAATATCGCGGACGAGTATGAAAAAGAAAGCGATGAAATGGCTGAAAAGGGGAAAGTAAATCAATCTGTGAAAAATACTAAAGATAATAAACCAGGTTTTAATAAACCAAAAACTAATAATAACAACAATAAGAATAGAAACAACAATAATCGCAAAGGGAAGCAAAATGCTGCTCCAGTTGCACCTCCAGCTCCGAAAAAAGAAAAAGAATTACCGGAAAAAATTACATTCAGCGAGTCTTTGACAGTTGCTGAATTAGCAAAAAAATTGCATCGTGAACCATCTGAAATCATTAAAAAATTATTCCTTCTTGGTGTAATGGCAACAATCAACCAGGAGTTAGATAAGGATGCAATTGAATTAATCTGTACAGATTACGGTGTTGAAGTCGAAGAAGAAGTGAAAATCGACACAACCGATCTAGAAGTATACTTTACAGATGATGAGAACGCAGAATTAGTAGAGCGTCCGTCTGTTGTTACAATTATGGGACACGTTGACCATGGGAAAACAACATTACTTGATAGCATTCGTAATACAAAAGTAACAGCAGGAGAAGCTGGTGGAATTACACAGCATATTGGTGCATATCAAATCGAGGAAAATGGTAAGAAAATTACATTCCTTGATACACCTGGACACGCAGCCTTTACAACAATGCGTGCACGTGGTGCAAAAATTACTGATATCACGATTCTTGTTGTCGCTGCAGACGATGGAGTAATGCCACAAACAATTGAAGCAATCAACCATGCGAAAGCCGCTGAAGTTCCAATTATTGTTGCAGTCAATAAAATGGATAAACCAACAGCAAATCCTGACCGTGTAATGCAAGAATTAACAGAACATGGATTAGTACCGGAAGCTTGGGGTGGGGAAACTATCTTTGTTCCACTTTCCGCGTTAACTGGAGAAGGTATTGATTCATTACTTGAAATGATCCTTCTAGTAAGTGAAGTAGAAGAATATAAAGCAAATCCAAAACGTAACGCTGTAGGTACTGTTATTGAAGCACAGCTAGATAAAGGAAAAGGTTCTGTGGCAACATTGCTTGTTCAAAACGGAACGCTAAACATTGGTGACCCTATTGTAGTTGGTAATACATTTGGTCGTGTTCGTGCGATGGTAAATGATTTAGGTAGACGTGTGAAAACAGCTGGACCATCTACTCCAGTAGAAATTACAGGATTAAATGAAGTTCCTCAAGCTGGTGATCGATTTGTTGTTTTCAATGATGAGAAAACAGCAAGACAAATCGGGGAAGCTCGTTCTACTCAAGCCATTCAAGCTCAAAGATCAGAAAAAACAAGAATCAGCTTAGACAACCTGTTTGAACACATGAAACAAGGGGAAATGAAAGATATTAACATCGTTCTTAAAGCCGATGTTCAAGGTTCAGCAGAAGCGTTAGCTGCCGCTCTATATAAAATAGAAGTAGAAGGTGTTAACGTTAAAATCATTCATACTGGTGTAGGGGCAATTAATGAGTCAGATATTACACTTGCAGCAGCATCAAATGCAATTGTAATCGGATTTAACGTGCGTCCAGATGTAAATGCGAAAAGAGCTGCAGACGCTGAAGAAGTAGATGTACGCTTACACCGTATTATTTATAAAGTAATTGAAGAAATTGAAGCAGCGATGAAAGGAATGCTTGATCCTGAGTTCCAAGAAAAAATTATTGGTCAGGCTGAAATTCGTCAAACATTCAAAGTTTCTAAAATTGGTACAATTGCAGGTTCATACGTAACGGACGGGAAAATTACAAGAGATAGCGGAATTCGCTTAATCCGTGACGGTGTTGTTATTTTCGAAGGGGAAATCGATGCCTTAAAACGTTTCAAAGACGATGCAAAAGAAGTAGCTCAAGGTTACGAATGTGGTATTACAATCAAAAACTTTAATGATGTTAAAGAAGGCGATGTAATTGAAGCATACGTAATGGAAGAAATTGAGCGTAAATGA
- a CDS encoding DUF503 domain-containing protein: protein MIVGLMTVECIIYDAHSLKEKRAVLQRIMTRLKQKFNISISEVEYQDTWQRTKLAIVTVASVRVSAEGVLQQTQQFIDSFPEIERTITDIEWL from the coding sequence ATGATTGTTGGTTTAATGACAGTGGAATGCATCATTTATGATGCCCACTCATTAAAAGAAAAGCGGGCGGTTCTGCAAAGAATTATGACCCGCTTAAAACAAAAATTTAATATCTCTATTTCAGAAGTCGAGTATCAAGATACTTGGCAAAGAACAAAGCTTGCAATTGTTACTGTTGCTTCCGTCCGTGTTTCTGCAGAAGGCGTGTTGCAACAAACACAGCAGTTTATCGATTCTTTTCCGGAAATAGAGAGAACCATTACAGATATAGAATGGCTTTAA
- the rbfA gene encoding 30S ribosome-binding factor RbfA — protein sequence MSLRPNRVGEQMKKELGEIISRKIKDPRIGFVTVTDVNVTGDLQQATVYISVLGDQEQRENTLKGLAKAKGFIRSEIGQRIRLRKTPEITFEFDESIDYGNRIDTLLHQIAKENPSSNDEK from the coding sequence ATGAGTCTAAGACCAAATCGTGTTGGTGAACAAATGAAGAAGGAACTAGGCGAGATTATTAGTCGTAAGATAAAAGATCCTCGCATTGGTTTCGTAACAGTTACAGATGTGAATGTTACTGGTGATCTTCAACAAGCAACTGTGTATATTTCCGTACTTGGCGATCAAGAACAACGTGAGAACACATTAAAAGGGCTAGCAAAAGCGAAAGGCTTTATTCGTTCTGAAATAGGACAACGAATTCGTTTACGCAAAACCCCAGAAATTACGTTTGAATTTGATGAGTCGATAGATTACGGAAATAGAATTGATACATTATTGCATCAAATCGCAAAAGAAAATCCGTCTAGTAACGACGAAAAATAA
- the truB gene encoding tRNA pseudouridine(55) synthase TruB, whose protein sequence is MEGILPLWKPKGLTSHDCVFRLRKILHMKRIGHTGTLDPDVTGVLPICLGRGTKVAEYITDAGKEYVGEVTIGYSTTTEDRSGEKVEEKKVTETVTRDRIEAILNDLTGTITQTPPMYSAVKVNGRRLYEYARQGLVIERPSRQVNIYSLELIEEWKELKGDTVSFRFKVSCSKGTYIRTLAVMIGEKLGYPAHMSDLCRTRSAAFTEKECVTFDELEEYIEKGVLDKHIYPIEEALLHLPKYEINDTLALKVRNGSVLEAPAHLLDEQEPIVIQTTLGQALAIYIQHPTKKGLIKPSKILKILE, encoded by the coding sequence ATGGAAGGAATTTTACCGTTATGGAAGCCTAAGGGGCTTACTTCTCATGATTGCGTTTTTCGGTTACGAAAGATTTTACATATGAAAAGAATTGGCCATACTGGAACACTGGATCCTGATGTAACGGGTGTATTGCCAATCTGTTTAGGTAGGGGAACGAAAGTAGCGGAATACATAACAGATGCAGGCAAAGAATACGTTGGGGAGGTAACAATTGGTTACTCCACTACAACCGAAGATCGTTCTGGAGAAAAAGTAGAGGAAAAGAAAGTAACAGAAACAGTCACTAGAGATAGAATAGAAGCAATCTTAAATGATTTAACGGGAACTATTACGCAAACACCACCGATGTATTCTGCTGTTAAGGTAAATGGAAGAAGGCTTTATGAATACGCAAGACAAGGGCTAGTGATTGAACGTCCCTCCAGACAAGTAAACATTTACTCGTTAGAATTAATAGAGGAATGGAAAGAATTAAAGGGGGATACTGTATCATTCCGTTTTAAAGTTAGCTGTAGTAAGGGGACATATATTAGAACCCTTGCTGTGATGATCGGAGAAAAATTAGGATATCCTGCTCATATGTCAGATTTGTGTCGAACACGTTCAGCGGCATTTACGGAGAAAGAGTGTGTGACCTTCGATGAACTAGAGGAATATATAGAAAAAGGAGTTCTCGACAAGCATATTTATCCTATAGAAGAGGCGCTTTTACATTTGCCGAAATATGAAATAAATGATACATTAGCTTTGAAGGTACGAAATGGATCGGTATTAGAAGCTCCTGCTCATTTATTGGATGAACAGGAGCCAATTGTCATTCAAACAACATTAGGGCAAGCGTTAGCCATATACATTCAGCATCCAACAAAAAAAGGATTAATTAAACCGTCCAAAATATTAAAAATCTTGGAGTAA